The window GCTAGGAACTACTTTTGTAGTCCAGTGGCAAAGGCCGTGTGagtggctgggggaagggagatgtgTGGTCACATGCCCCCACCCTGAtatgctgcttggcttgtactgagcatgctcagtaacactgcttaAGCCAGCTGccttcactctgcctcctccaccacTATGGGCAGGCAGGGGTTGTCGCTGGCCAGTGAGGCTCCCATCTGTgcgcgcgcgctctctctcttacacacacacacacacacacacacaaaatcatttCCCAAACCTCAAAGACTCCTTCAAAGTTCTTCACTGTCATGTGTGGTGGGAGCTGGAAGCTGTTGCGGATGTCATCTCGTCTCTTCCCAGTGTAGGGAAGATCGGCAGTGAGCACCAGGCCTTGAAAACCCGCGGCCTCTACACGTCGGACCAGCCCCTCCGAGAGTGCCCTGTTGCGATGAATGTACAGCTGGAACCATCGGAAGCCATTGGGTGCGGCTGCAGCAATCTCCTCCACGGTGCAGGTGGAGTATGTGCTGGTGATGTAACAGGTTTTCATGGCTTCAGCAGCTGCAGGAGATATTTACAAAAGCCTCAGTATGAGGTGTTGACGCTTCCTCACCAATTCTGCCTGGGTACAATGGTAATGCCAGCTAAGAACTCCCAGTGCAAGATCTTTCATCCATATTTTATAAAGTGGGTATGGACTGTACAGGCAGAATGCTGTATGTTACTCCACTTCAGATCCTGGGGCCAGTAGGGGGCCAGTTTGGTCCCTGGCACAAGGAGGAATAGCTTCAGGTCTTCCCTAAGTTACAGCAGCCCCCAAGAGACTGTTCTGGTAGCTGGGGATAACTACAGTGCTGCAGTACTGTGACCATATGTGGTTTTCCCACTGCTTTGTGTCTCCAGAACGTCGCAAAGGAGAGAGGAGTAGGAGGTCAGGAAAAGAATGTGGCTCTAAAATATGGCACTTCAGTATTATTCTTATGGATCGGATTTTCAGGGGGTCGGCCACACTTTAAAATGCCATCAGAGTTGCTCAAGGTTTCCCACAGGCTTTTAATGTGGCCTCTGTTGTTTTACAGGAACGAAATAACAGGGTACCTCTTGCTGTACTCTTCTCTCCATCAGGCCAAGCCAGCCGGTGGAACCCAGTGGGAGCAATCCCTACAGGGAAGCTGATTTCAGTACCTAGAAGCGTAGTCCTAGTGTCTATCACAGACATACCCCGCAACATGCGTGGCCGGAAGTGGATTCTGCAGGAAGACAAAGAGGAAATGCCAGTGGAAAGAATCTTACTTTGAACCAAGACTGTAGTTTTGTTAACTAGaaagtatatttttatttttgtttgtttgtttaactctttctaactctttttttttttcaatttgatatcacttaaaatctatctcctttggtcaatacatttgttttacttttaatgtaAAGCATTCCAGTGCTGTGTGTGCACTGAAGTgattaactccagttaaagtgcATTTTGTCTCTTTAGAGGAACCAAAAAAACCTTATTCCTCTGAATGGTCCAGGAAAcggctggacattgcagagcacatgGTTTCAGGAAAATTTGGGATGGGGTGGATGCTGGGGTCAAATTGCCAGGCACAACCATAGCTGGTGGAAACCAGGGAGTGACTGTGTTGCTGCAGAAGGCAAACTGCTGCTGTATCAGGGTTGCACAGCAAACAGACAGTGGGCATGTTCACTGCTAACTGTGAGCATCCCCGGCAGAGAGCTTCAGCAACAGAGCATTTGAAGCACTTGGAATTGCAGGGAAAGTGGTGATACCACCCCTCAGTGGTCTGTATAGCATCCTAGAACATGAAAACCACTCTCTCAAATGCTTCTTGCTCCATGGCATTTGCCTTCCCTGTATCCCATACACATCTGCACTTTTGCTACTTGCTGTCGGATTCCACCCCTCTTCCCTTACATCAAAAACCTTCAGATTGCTCTAGCCATATCATCAGCCTGAACACTGCCCAGTCTCACTATCCATGCAATTTCCCCTCAAGTCTCAGCCCTTTGTGCTACATACCTTCCATTCCCATACTCCCAATGCCCCACACTCCCTATGGCCACTCCCACCCTTTACCCTCTCACCTACACAATATGCCACTTGCTTCCACTCCCTTGCTCCCCATTCCTACCCTCAGCGTCCCCTGAGCTCCATGCTACCTACCTTCATCTTCTGGGTAACACCAGAGGCTACTGTGTAAGTAACTCAGGTGCATTTTGCTCTGGGTCATTTATACAGGGGATACGTGTTGAGAGTATTAGACGCTTGAGAACATCAAGAACTTTCATCCCAACATAGACTAAAAGATTTTGGCCCATAAAAGAAGAGCTCTCTTTACCTTTTATATGCCAGGAGGTTGTCATCTCGGGTGCAACACTCATCAGCTCCAGCTGCAAAAAAGTCCCAAGTGGTCTTGGGCAGATGCTTCTTAGCATAAGCTTCAAAGTCTGACAAACATACCATGGGCATTTCAGAAAACAGTTATAGGCACCTGAGAAGAGAGGAATAACATGTCAAGCATAGAGTAGATATCAGGTCCCTGAGCATTCCCTTTGTCAGCAGTCTCTCTTTTATCCACTTCAATTTAATTTAGTGCTGGTCTTGGTCTGACAGCTCTACAATCCTCTATCTTCAGAAGAATTCCAGCTCCAGCTTCTCCACAGTGACCAACCAGTGTTCCTCATCTCTGCCATGATGAAGCGACCTCCAGGAATGAGAAAGGGGCTTATCCCTAATCTATCTATTGAGAATGCCTTAGAGTATAAAGATGAGGATGGCTTTCAAGATCTGAAATGGTCTCGGATACCACTATATCATTTTGAATAGGCCACCATTTGCCAAACAAATTTCAGCCAaccacactgcttcctgcagcagtccagggattttttttattttatttttttgtggtcTCCAACCAAAGTACTGACAAGACTTCTTCCTGTGTAGTAGGATCACTGCATAAGGTGGAATATTCATCCTTTCAGAAACTGAAGCATAAAGAGAAAAATTATGTACTCTGTGAAATACCATTGAAGTCTGTGAGGTTGTAAGGTATAACTACTGGCTGAATTTGGCCTGTGATATGTACTATGTGTTATATATTGCGTACCACAGTCCACTTGCAGATACTGTGTATGCTACGCCTGTCGTATTATTTTTTACTGCGCATTGCTGTATAGCTCACATCTGCAGCTCTAGCTGTTGGTCACACAACTATTTCCTCCCAGTGGAATGATAATAAGAGGTGCAGGTAGTGCTGCcaatagttaaggttgcctgacacttccttcATAAGaacttgttttcagttgcttttaacttTGTCAGACTTTAATCGTTTGGATTGAAATTTCCATACTGGGTGTCTGCCTCTGGctgagtgtttgtttttttgttgttgttgttttaaatttcAGCAAAAGAGGTTCCGTCATTTCTGAGAACAAGCttagggaaaatacattgttttgctcaTGAATAACTGTTTCATTGAGAAGTTCTAGTCCTTTGGTCCAGGGACTTGGAATTTGCCTTGGTGTAAGGTACACGTCCTTTGTCTTCACTGTGAATATCCACCTAAACTTGGCCAACTTGTGAGActgaaaatttcagtttgcaCATCTCGGTAGAgatagagtttggcagctaaattttcTGAGGATTTTGTTTTCACTGAGCATTCTCCAGCCTAGACCTGAAGGACTTTCCCTGAAATTGTGTCTCCTTGCCACCAGAGGCAGCTGAGGCAGCAGACACAGGAACTGAGAGTTGGGAGACTGATTCACCACAGACTCCTCAGCAGGGAAGAGGAGGCACTTGCTAGCTGTAATGTAAAGA of the Gopherus flavomarginatus isolate rGopFla2 chromosome 1, rGopFla2.mat.asm, whole genome shotgun sequence genome contains:
- the HAO2 gene encoding 2-Hydroxyacid oxidase 2 isoform X2, with protein sequence MPMVCLSDFEAYAKKHLPKTTWDFFAAGADECCTRDDNLLAYKRIHFRPRMLRGMSVIDTRTTLLGTEISFPVGIAPTGFHRLAWPDGEKSTARAAEAMKTCYITSTYSTCTVEEIAAAAPNGFRWFQLYIHRNRALSEGLVRRVEAAGFQGLVLTADLPYTGKRRDDIRNSFQLPPHMTVKNFEGVFEIDALIEIVDAVQERAEVYLDGGIRTGSDVLKALALGAKCVFLGRPALWGLTYKGEEGLREVLQILHDEFRLSMALAGCHNISGIDRNLVQFSKL
- the HAO2 gene encoding 2-Hydroxyacid oxidase 2 isoform X1, with protein sequence MPMVCLSDFEAYAKKHLPKTTWDFFAAGADECCTRDDNLLAYKRIHFRPRMLRGMSVIDTRTTLLGTEISFPVGIAPTGFHRLAWPDGEKSTARAAEAMKTCYITSTYSTCTVEEIAAAAPNGFRWFQLYIHRNRALSEGLVRRVEAAGFQGLVLTADLPYTGKRRDDIRNSFQLPPHMTVKNFEGQKKPNGLYGLPPNSIDPSINWNDIYWLQSLTRLPIIVKGILTKEDADLAVRHGVQGIIVSNHGGRQLDGGPATIDALIEIVDAVQERAEVYLDGGIRTGSDVLKALALGAKCVFLGRPALWGLTYKGEEGLREVLQILHDEFRLSMALAGCHNISGIDRNLVQFSKL